One stretch of Pradoshia sp. D12 DNA includes these proteins:
- a CDS encoding ABC transporter permease, translating into MSKDRKSNNLRSSLIRLINNEKWQSISIPLVAIIISFIAAAIVILLMGKNPLQAFYNLFQGAGILPKPFYAGYKSMLTDFMSLLNAMTPLLFASLAVAVAFRAGLFNIGVAGQMLVSGFFATIIVGYSGLDAVIAKPLVLLIGIVTGGLMGGLVGWLKYKFNINEVVSTIMLNYIAQYVISFFIQMYYIDPVSRQSKYISEAARLTLANVEIGNLKMDIPLGFVLAIITAILIKILMDKTVVGFDIKAVGSNRNAAKYVGINVGRNTVLAMVISGSLAGLAGVTYYLGYYASIQPKVLSDIGFDSIAVALLGNSHPIGVIFSSSLISIIDQGSTYMSSQAGIRQEISSVIIGLILLFSACGVYLKYKISRMNEKAAERKESKS; encoded by the coding sequence ATGAGTAAAGATAGAAAGAGTAATAACTTACGTAGTAGTCTTATTCGGCTAATAAATAATGAGAAGTGGCAATCAATCTCCATTCCATTAGTCGCCATAATTATAAGTTTTATTGCGGCAGCTATTGTCATACTTTTAATGGGTAAAAATCCTTTGCAGGCGTTCTACAACTTATTCCAAGGGGCAGGAATTTTACCGAAGCCATTTTATGCTGGCTATAAAAGCATGCTGACTGATTTCATGAGTTTGCTGAACGCGATGACGCCGCTGTTATTTGCGAGCTTGGCAGTTGCTGTCGCATTTAGAGCGGGTCTATTTAATATTGGGGTTGCCGGTCAAATGCTCGTCTCTGGTTTTTTTGCGACGATTATTGTCGGCTACAGTGGCTTGGATGCGGTAATCGCAAAGCCGCTTGTTTTACTGATTGGTATAGTCACCGGGGGACTAATGGGAGGATTAGTTGGGTGGCTCAAATATAAATTTAACATCAATGAAGTCGTATCTACGATTATGTTGAATTATATTGCTCAATATGTCATCAGCTTTTTTATTCAAATGTATTATATTGATCCAGTCTCAAGGCAATCTAAATATATTTCTGAAGCAGCAAGATTAACATTGGCGAATGTTGAAATAGGAAATCTGAAAATGGATATTCCGTTAGGCTTTGTTTTGGCCATCATTACCGCTATTCTAATAAAGATTCTCATGGACAAAACGGTTGTTGGATTTGATATTAAAGCGGTAGGCTCCAATCGTAATGCTGCAAAATATGTGGGAATTAATGTGGGAAGAAATACAGTCCTGGCAATGGTTATATCGGGTAGTTTGGCTGGACTTGCAGGTGTCACATATTATTTAGGTTATTACGCTTCTATACAACCAAAGGTATTATCAGACATCGGCTTTGATTCCATTGCTGTAGCCCTATTAGGAAACTCTCATCCAATTGGTGTTATTTTTTCTTCCTCACTCATATCAATCATTGATCAGGGAAGCACATATATGAGTTCACAGGCAGGAATCAGACAAGAAATTTCTTCTGTGATCATCGGGTTGATCCTATTGTTTAGTGCATGTGGTGTATATCTGAAGTATAAAATTAGCCGCATGAATGAAAAAGCAGCGGAACGAAAGGAGAGTAAATCATAA
- a CDS encoding ABC transporter permease, with protein MDTVLIDGLSFALPLFIIAIGGIYSEKSGITNLALEGFQGFGAFIGALSAVLIANAFGTDIQDLFYVALLFAMIGGMVFAVIHAVLCIKFKANQVISGVVINILALALTTFLTTQINALVFGTASDKFQLGVMERFTIAGLADIPVIGAIFTNVYPFEVIIIAIAIFAWYLLYKTKFGMRLRACGENPHSVDAAGVDVAKLRFTAVLISGLLSGLGGMCFAYSISANFSSSIYMGYGFLAIAALIFGNWKIVPTLAACLLFGFAKSGGAFIAQSMALPSSYTDLFMILPYVLTLLLLIFFSKSNRAPKALGEIYDKGKR; from the coding sequence ATGGATACAGTACTTATTGATGGTCTATCCTTTGCTTTGCCTCTTTTTATTATAGCAATTGGCGGTATATACAGTGAAAAGAGTGGTATTACCAACTTAGCACTTGAAGGATTTCAAGGTTTTGGGGCATTCATCGGGGCGCTGTCAGCTGTATTAATCGCAAATGCCTTTGGTACAGATATTCAAGATTTGTTTTACGTAGCGTTACTATTTGCCATGATCGGCGGAATGGTTTTCGCAGTTATTCACGCTGTACTATGCATTAAGTTTAAGGCAAACCAAGTTATCAGTGGTGTCGTCATTAATATACTGGCGTTGGCTTTAACAACATTCTTAACGACACAGATCAATGCGCTTGTCTTCGGAACTGCTTCGGACAAGTTCCAGTTAGGTGTCATGGAGCGGTTTACTATTGCTGGTTTAGCCGATATACCAGTAATAGGTGCAATCTTTACGAATGTGTATCCGTTTGAAGTAATTATCATCGCGATTGCCATTTTTGCTTGGTATCTTTTATATAAAACAAAGTTCGGCATGCGCTTAAGAGCGTGTGGGGAAAATCCTCATTCCGTTGATGCAGCAGGTGTAGATGTTGCGAAACTCAGGTTTACAGCAGTCTTAATATCAGGTCTATTATCTGGTCTGGGCGGCATGTGTTTTGCCTATTCCATTTCAGCTAACTTTTCTTCCAGCATTTATATGGGATATGGGTTCTTAGCCATTGCCGCATTAATTTTCGGTAATTGGAAGATTGTCCCGACGCTAGCTGCGTGTCTTTTGTTTGGTTTTGCGAAATCTGGTGGAGCTTTTATTGCTCAATCAATGGCATTGCCAAGCAGTTATACTGATTTATTTATGATATTGCCGTATGTATTAACATTATTGTTATTAATCTTCTTTTCTAAATCAAACCGTGCTCCGAAAGCGTTAGGTGAGATTTATGACAAAGGAAAGAGATAA